A stretch of DNA from Erwinia aphidicola:
GGCACCTTCTTCCAGGTGCCGGGCATTCACCTGTGTGAACCGTCGCCGCAGCGCACGCCGGTGCTGTATCAGGCTGGAGCATCCAGCCGCGGCAAGCAGTTCGCCGCCGAGCACGCCGAGTGCGTATTTGTGGCCGCGCCGTCGAAAGTGCTGCTGAAGAAGACGGTCGCCGATATCCGCCGCCGCGCCGCAGAGGCCGGGCGCGATCCGCGCAGCATTCTGATCTTCAACCTGCAAACGGTAATCGTTGACGAAACCGATAAAGCGGCGCAGGCGAAATGGCAGGAGTACAAAAGCTACGTCAGCTACGAAGGCGCGCTGGCGCTGATCTCCGGCTGGACCGGCATCGACTTCGGCCAGTATCAGCCGGACCAGGTGCTGAAACATCTGCACACCAACGCTATCCAGTCAGCGGTGGAAACTTTCTCCACCGCCGATCCAAATCGTCAGTGGACGGTGCAGGGGCTGGCGGACTGGGTGGGGATTGGCGGCTTTGGACCGCTGCTGGTCGGCAGTGCGCAGACCGTTGCAGACGAGCTGCAAAGCTGGGTCGAAGAGACGGATGTTGACGGCTTCAACCTCGCCTACGCGGTAACGCATGAAACCTTTAGCGACGTGGTGGAGCACCTGGTCCCGGAGCTGCAAAAGCGCGGGGTCTACAAACAGGATTATCAGGCGGGTACGCTGCGCGAGAAGCTGTTTAAGCAGGGGCCGCGCCTGCAGTATCCGCATCCGGGGGCCGGATACCGCCGCGCGGCCACCGCTGGGGTGCCCCATGCCGATGAGGTCACGCCATGATTGAAATTGACAGCCTGCGTAAACACTACCCGACGGCGGGCGGAAAGACGGTGGAGGTGCTGAAAGGCCTCTCTCTCACCGTGCCCGCAGGGTCGATTACCGCCGTAGTGGGGCCAAGCGGTGCCGGGAAATCGACGCTGGCGAAATGCATCAGCCTGCTGGAACGCCCCAGCTCCGGCAGCATCCGCGTTAACGGGGAAGATCTGTCGCGCCTGTCGGGAGAGGCACTGCGCCGTGAGCGACGCGCAATCGGCACGGTCTTTCAGTCTTCGGCGCTGCTGGCGCGTAAAACCGCCTGGGAAAATATCGCGCTACCGCTGCAGTGGCTGGGCGTGGTGCCGGGGCAGGTTAAGCAGCACGTTGACCAGCTGCTCGACAGCGTTGGCCTGAGCGACAAAGCGGGCTATTACCCGGCGCAGCTCTCCGGCGGTCAGCGCCAGCGCGTCGGGATTGCCCGGGCGCTGGCGCTGAAGCCCTCGGTGCTGCTGGCGGACGAAGCCACCTCCGGGCTGGACCCGCAGGCGACGGCCTCCATCCTGCTGCTGTTGCAACAGCTACGGCAGCAGTTTGGCCTGGCGATTGTCCTGATCACCCATGAGATGGACGTGGTGCGCAGCACGGCGGATGCGGTGGCAGAGATCCGCGACGGTCAGCTGGTACAGCAGGGCACGCTGCGCGACTTGCTCAGCACGCCAGGCTCGGCGCTGGGAGAGCAGCTGTTTCCACTGCGCCCACTTTCAGCGTCAGCCGACCTGCTGCTGCAGCTGACCTACGCCACGCCGCTGGCCACTGACTGGATCGGGCGGATCGGCCAGCAGTGTCACTGCCAGATTGATCTGCTGGCCGCGCATGTGGAAGAGGTTGGCGGGCAGCTGGCCGGGCGTATGCAGATTGGCGTGCGTTTCAATCAGCGCCCGCTGGAAGCCAGGGCGCTGATCGCGCAAATGGCCGAGCTGGGAATTATTGCCCAGCTGATTGAGGCGCGTCCGCGCCTGCAGGAGGCCGGATGAAAGCGCAGGATGTGATAAGCCAGGACACGCCATGGAGCCAGATACACCGGCTGATGCTGCCTGCTTACGGTGAAACCTGGCTGATGGTCGGTATTGTGATGCTGTTTGTGGTGTCGCTCGGCGGGCTGCTCGGCGTGGTGCTGTTTAATACCTCAGCGCGCGGGCTGTTTTCCCACCCGGCGGCCCATCGCAGCCTGAGCTGGCTGGTGAACATTGGGCGCTCGCTGCCGTTTCTGGTGCTGATGGCGGCGATTATCCCCTTCACCTTCTGGCTGACCGGCACCACCATTGGTATTCCGGCGGCGGTGATCCCGATGATCGTCGCCGGAACGCCATTTTTTGCCCGGCTGGTGGAGAACGCGCTGCGCGAGCTGCCGGCGGAAGTGACGGCGGTCGGGCTGGTGTCCGGCGGTTCGCGCTGGCAAATCATCTGCGGCGCGCAGCTCAGTGAGGCACTGCCGGCGATTGTAGCCGCCATCACGCTGAACCTGATTTCAATGATCGAATATTCGGCTATCGCCGGCACCATCGGCGCGGGCGGCATTGGTTATCTGGCGGTGGTGTATGGCTATCAGCGTTTTGATAATCACATCATGATCGCCACCATTGTCGTGCTGATCGCCACTATTCAACTGATTCAACTGATTGGCGACCGCGTGGTTGCCAGACTTCAACACTCTCAGGGAACGCACACATCATGACGCAGCAAACTTTTGAACTGAAAAAGAAGAAAACCTGGCCGTGGCTGGTGGCCGTGGTGCTGATTGCGCTGATTGCGCTACTCGGCTGGCACTTCAGCCGCCAGCAGCAACATAGCGTGACCTTTGGCACCACGCTGAAGGTGCACTTCGAGCCGGCCATGGCGGGTGAACAGAAGCTGATCGAGTACGTGGCGCAGCATATTGCCCCGGACTACGGTATTCAGCTGGAAGCGGTGGGGTTGCAGGATCCGGTGCAGGCCGACCGCGCCGTGGCGGAGGGGCAATATGCGGCCACGGTGTATCAACACCAGTGGTGGCTAAAGCAGGTGGTGGATGCCAATAAATTCGAACTCAGCTCCACGCTGCCGCTGTTCCAGTGGGCGTTTGGTATCTACTCGGACCGCTATAAGGCGATTGCCGATCTGCCCAACGGCGCAGAAATCGTGGTGCCAAACGACGGGGCGAACCAGGGGCAGGCGCTGTGGCTGCTGCAGCGCATTGGTCTGATTGGCCTCGATCCTAACGTTGAGCCGCGCACCGCCAAAATTAAAGATATTGTGAAAAACCCACATAACTTTAATTTTAAAGAGCTGGATTTATTAACCATGCCGCGTGCCTTAAATTCTGTCGATGCCGCAATCGGTTATGTTTCACAGTTTGATGCCGGTAAAGTCGGGCGTGATAAAGGCATATTATTCCCACCCGCGCCGCGTACCTTCGCCTCACAGTTAGTCATTGGTACTCCCTATTTAAATGATGAGAATATTATCAAGTTAAAAAAAGCATTTGCCGATCCACGCGTGCAGAAGTGGCTTAAAGAGACTCAGGATCCGCAGGTGCAGGGCGTATTAGTGCCGGTATCGGCAGATTAAATTAACACGCATCAACAGGCCGGGCATATTGCCCGGCTTTTTGCGTTGGAAAAATATATCCAATTGATTTTAAAGCATAATAAAATCATTTTTCCTTGTTTGTTATTACAGCGCTTCCTCTTTATAAATGCAGTGTTACCTGCTAATAAAATAATATGAGGATACTATGAGTACATTAAATATTGACGATGGTGTTATTTCACCCCCCTCGTCCTCAACACCGGTGCGTTCCGTCAGTGATGTGGCGCAGTTAATTAACACCAGTACCAGCAAAAACAGTTACGCCCGCTGGATTGTCTTTCTGGCACTCGGCGGGGTGTTTTTAGATGCCTACGATCTCACCACACTCTCATACGGTATTGATGATGTGGTTAAAGAGTTCGGCTTAACCCCGGCAATCACCGGGCTGGTCACCTCATCGATTATGATCGGCACCATCGTTGGCAACCTGCTGGGCGGCTGGCTGACCGATAAATATGGCCGCTATTCGGTATTTATGGCCGATATGCTGTTCTTTGTGGTCTCGGCGCTCGCCGCCGGACTGGCGCCAAACGTCTGGGTGCTGATCGGTGCGCGTTTCCTGATGGGGATCGGCGTGGGGATCGACCTGCCGGTGGCGATGGCTTATCTGGCTGAGTTCTCCAAATTTACCGGCAAGGGCAATAAAGCCGCACGTTTAGCCGCGTGGTGCCCGATGTGGTACGCGGCGTCGTCGGCCTGCTTCTTTATTATTTTCGCGCTGTATTTCCTGCTGCCGAAAGAGCACGCCGACTGGCTGTGGCGTGCCTCGCTGCTATTTGGCGCGGTGCCAGCCCTGCTGATTATTGCGGTGCGCAGCAAATTTATGAATGAGTCCCCGCTGTGGGCGGCGAACCAGGGCGATCTGGAAGGGGCGGCACGTATCCTGCGCGACTCTTACGGTATCAGCGCCCACGCGGCGGAAGCCCACGAACGCGAGCCGGTAAAAAAAGCGCCGCCGAAAGTCAGCTTCCGCGTGCTTTTTCATAAGCCGTATCGTGAACGTACTATTGTCACGGCGGTGATGAATATCTGTATCTCCTTCGAATACACCGCCATCGCCTTCTTCCTGCCGTCGATCCTCGCGCAGTTCCTCGGCGCTGGCGTATTTGAAACTATCTCCGCTTCGCTGGGGCTTAATGCGCTGTTCGCCTTTACCGGTGGACTGCTGGGGATGCGCCTGGCATGGAAATTCCCGTCGCGCCACGTGGCGATTGCCGGGTTCGCGCTGCAGTTTATTGCGCTAATCTCGCTGGCGCTGATTGGCCACCCAACCGCCACGCCTGGCGTGGTGTTTGCCATTCTGATGCTCGGTCTGTGGCTGTTTGCCGAAGGCTTCGGTCCCGGCGCGCAGATGATGATCTACCCGGCGCTCTCTTATCCCACTCATATTCGTGCAACCGGCGTCGGTTTTGGCCGCTCGCTGTCGGGGGTTGGCAGCGCGCTGGCGCTGTTTATCCTGCCAATTTTGCAGGCTGCCTACGGCACCAATATGTTCTGGATCGTCTCGCTGGCCGCGATTATCCCGATTATTTTCCTGCTGATTATCCGCTTTGAACCGACCCGGCAGGATATTGACGACCAATCTGAAACCGGAGGATCCCATGTCTGATATTCACCCTGACTATGCCGCGCTGGCGGCAGCCTTTCGCCCCATTTTCGCGCGTATTGCCGAGGGCGCCGTAGAGCGTGAAACCACGCGCACGCTGCCCACGGAACCGATCCGCTGGCTGAAAGAGGCCGGATTTGGCACCCTGCGCATTCCGCAACAGCAGGGCGGATTCGGCGCCACGCTGCCGCAGCTGTTCCAGCTGCTGACGGAGCTGGCCGAAGCCGACTCAAATCTGCCGCAGGCGCTGCGCGCGCATTTTGCCTTTGTCGAAGACCGCCTGAATCAGCCAGATAGCGCGCAGCGGCAGAGCTGGTTCCGCCGTTTTGCCGATGGCGAACTGGTGGGCAGCGGCTGGACTGAAATCGGCACTGTTAAGCTGGGCGAGGTGATCACCAAAGTCAGCCCAGTGGAAAACGGCTGGCAGCTCGACGGGGAGAAGTTCTACAGCACCGGATCACTGTATGCCGACTGGATCGATGTCTACGCTCAGCGCAGCGATAACGGCCGTGATGTGATTGCGCTGGTGAATACCCATCAGGCGGGAGTGGAGCGTGATGATGACTGGGATGGCTTCGGGCAGCGTCTGACCGGCAGCGGCAGCACGCGCTTCCGTCAGGCGCGGGTGGAGCAGGCGCACGTATTTGATTTCAGCGAGCGCTTCCGCTATCAGACCGCGTTCTACCAGCACGTGTTACTGGCAACGCTGGCCGGTATCGGCAGGGCGGTGAAGCGTGATGCCGCGGCGGGAGTGGCAAACCGCACGCGCACCTACAGCCACGGCAATGCCGGACGGGTCAAAAATGATGCGCAGGTGTTGCAGGTGGTGGGGCAGATATCCAGCTGGGCGTGGGCGGTGGAAGCCACGGTACAGCGCGCCGCCCACTCGCTGCAGCTGGCTTATGAGCTGCACAACAGCGGGGATGAAGCGCGCATTCAGCAGGCGAACGTCCTGGCCGAGCTGGAATCGGCGCAGGCGCAGGTGGTGGCGAGCGAGCTGGTGCCGCGTGCTGCCAGCGAGTTGTTTAATGCGCTCGGCGCATCGGATACCCGCGTCAGCAAGGCGCTGGATCGCCACTGGCGCAATGCCCGCACGGTAGCCTCACATAATCCGGTGATTTATAAGATCCGCAATGTCGGGGACTGGGAAGTCAACGGCAAAGAGCCGACGTTTATCTGGCAGATTGGTAACGGGGAATAACAAGGTATGGATTAAGGGTCGATCGAAGAAGATGATCGACCCCTACCGTTTTGAACGGCCCAGATTTACACTATTTATCCAGCGACCAGGTCGCGGAGCTGACGTTCACTTTGACCGGCAGCAGGCCGATTTGGCTGAATTTATCCGCCAGTGCCTGCTGCTCTTTAAACACCGCCGGGGTCATTCGCTCGGCGCCATAAGGCATTCTCGCCAGCGCCCGCTGCCAGATAGGCTGCGGCAGGCCGGTCGAAGTAGCGAGAATTTTCGCCGCATCCTCAGGATGTTTATTCGCCCAGTCGCTCAACGTTCCCAGCTCATCCACGACCTGCTTCGCCGTCTGCGGGTAGGTATCAGCAAACTTGCGGCTGGCGAGATAGAAGGTGTAGTGCGGCACCAGCCCTTCGGCATTTTTCACCAGCCGCGCTTTGGCGTTGGTTTCCACTTCCGCGTAGTACGGGTCCCATATCACCCATGCATCGACCGCACCGCGCTGGAAGGCGGCTCGCGCATCGGCGGGCGGCAGGTAAACCGGCGTAATGTCTTTGTAGCTCAGCCCGGCATTCTCCAGCGCGCTGACCAGCAGATAGTTCACGTCAGAGCCTTTGTTCAGCGCGACGCGCTTGCCTTTCAGATCGGCGACGGTTTTGATGGTGGAATTTTCAGGCACCACAATGGCTTCGGTTTTTGGGTTAGCCGGAGAGTGGGCCAGGTAGACCAGATCGGCCTGCGCCGCCTGGGCGAAAGTCGGTGGCGCATCGCCCGTTGCCGCCAGGTCGATACTGCCGACGTTCAGCCCTTCCAGCATTTGTGGCCCGGCGGGAAACTCGACCCAGCGCACGGCGATACCCTGCTTTTTGAACTGCTCATCCAGCGTGCCGCGATACTTCAGCAGCGCAAAAATATTGGCTTTCTGATAGCCGATATTGACGGTTTTCGGTGTGTTTTCGGCGGCATTGCCAGCAAAGGTGCTGCCGATGGTCATTGCGCCCAGCAGTGCGCTGAATAGCGTTTTTTTCATGTTATATCCCCTGGTAATTAATCCGCTGGGAAAAACATAACAAAATGGCAGAAGGGGGCTTAACGAGTTGATCTGATAACGATATGCACAGAATGGATAACGCCTCAGCGCTGTGGCTGACCTTCTGTTCCGGTCAGCCATGAGTTCAGTTCGGCCCTCGTAGTGGCTGACCCTCTGTTCCGGTCAGCCATTTATCTATATCCGCCTACTGATATTGCAGATAGGCAACGTGCGTTTGCAGATACTCTTCCAGCCCGTGACGACCGTCCGCGCCGCCGATGCCGGATTTACGCCAGCCCGCATGGAAGCCCTGCATCGCTTCAAAGTTCTCGCGGTTAATATAGGTTTCGCCGAACTTCAGCTTCTTCAGCGCCAGCATCGCGGTGTTGATATTCTGCGTGAAGATCGACGAGGTCAGGCCATATTCGCTGTCGTTGGCCAGCGCGATCGCCTCATCCAGCGTACTGAACTTCATCACCGGCAGCACCGGGCCAAAGGTCTCCTCCTGCATGATATTCATTTTCTGCTCAACGTTAGTCAGCAGAGTCGGTTCGAAGAAGAAGCCGGTGCTGCCCGCGCGGTTGCCGCCGGTAACCACTTTCGCCCCGGCGGCAACCGCATCCGCCACCTTCTGCTCAACGCGCTGCAGCGCCGCAGCGGTGATCAGCGGCCCCATATCCAGCCCTTTCTGCGTCGCCGGGTCGCCGAAGGTAACCTGGTTAAATGCGGCGCTCAGGCGCTCCACCACCTGGTCGTAAACCCCTTCCTGCACGTAGAGGCGCTCCGCGCAGTTACACACCTGCCCGCTGTTGATCATGCGCGAGGCGACAATCGCTTTTACCGCCAGATCGAGGTCGGCATCATTCATTACGATAGCCGGGGCTTTGCCGCCCAGCTCCAGTGACACTTTGGTGACGTTTTTCGCCGCTGCCTGCATCGTGGCAATCCCGGCGCCGACGCTGCCGGTCAGGCTTACCATGCCCACTTTCGGGTTGGCGGCCAGCTCCTGGCCAATCACCGGGCCATAGCCGGTGACCAGATTAAACACGCCCGCAGGCAGGCCGATCTCATGCACGATTTGGGCAAAGATAATCGCATTGTTTGGCGTCAGCTCGCTCGGTTTCACCACAATGGTGTTGCCGGTCAGCAGTGCCGGGGCGGCTTTACGCGCAATCAGAAAGAACGGGAAGTTCCACGGCAGGATGCCGGTGGTCACGCCAATGGCTTTCTTGAACACCAGAATGTTCTCCTGCGGGCGGTCGCTCTGCACAATTTCGCCCTCGTAGCGGCGCGCCCACTCGGCCATATAGTCGAGGTAGTCTGCGGTGAACAGCACCTCGGTTTCTGCCAGCTCCTGAGTTTTGCCGCCTTCGGCCACTATCGTCGCGGTTAACTCTGCCGCCCGGCTGCGCACGCCGGCGGCAATCTTATGCAGCCAGGCCCCACGCTCCACCGCGGGTAAGGCTTCCCAGCCCGGCTGCGCGGCCTCTGCCGCATCAATCGCGCGCTGCGCGTCTTCCACGCTGCCTTCAGGAATACGCGACAGCAGCGCCTCAGTTGCCGGATTGATCACCTCGATCCAGCGGTCAGCGCGATTCTCGACAAACTCGCCGTTGATATACATTTGTTGCTGTTCAGGCTTCATGGACGCTTCTCCGTGACACATTTGATAGGGGATTGTTAACCAACAGCGGGTTTGCTGTTACAGGCCCTTGACGGTGCATCAGCGCGCGTTGAATCACCTTGATCTGATTGCCACCCATGAGAGCAGGCTGGCAAAAATCGCAAGAAGCCGCTGCTGGCGCTGGCATTTTCGCGATTTAGTGAAGAATATGAGTGGCTTAGTAAAGACCAGGCTTTTCACCCTGTGGGATCGTCGAGATGTATGATTTGTGATCCTGCAAAGGCAAAGGCGCTGAATTTTGCCAGATTGCTGCCAGGCCCGGCAGCCAGCGTAAGGTTGAACCGGATGGCTTGTCCGTAGACTCAAACCACACAGGGCAAACAACAACCAAGGTAAATAACAATGAGTGAAGCCATCCTCTCAGGCATTCTCTGGCATCTGGTCGGTGCCGCCAGCGCCGCCTGCTTCTATGCTCCGTTTAAAAAAGTGCGTCACTGGTCATGGGAAACCATGTGGTCGGTCGGCGGCATGATGTCGTGGATCGTGCTGCCGTGGGCGGTGAGCGCGGTGCTGCTGCCGCATTTCTGGGCTTACTACAGTTCATTTTCGCTCTCCCAGCTGCTGCCGGTGTTCCTGTTCGGCGCGATGTGGGGCGTGGGCAACATTAACTATGGCCTGACCATGCGCTACCTCGGGATGTCGATGGGTATCGGCATCGCGATCGGCATCACGCTGGTGGTCGGTACGCTGATGACGCCGCTGATCCAGGGGCGTTTTGTTGAGCTGTTCAGCTCCGCCGGTGGCCGGATGACGCTGCTGGGCGTGCTGGTGGCCCTGATTGGCGTGGCTATTGTTTCACGTGCGGGTCTGTTAAAAGAGCGCGCCATGGGCATTACCGCCGAAGAGTTCAACCTGAAGAAAGGGCTGGTGCTGGCGGTGATGTGCGGCATCTTCTCCGCCGGCATGTCGTTTGCGATGGACGCCGCCAAACCGATGCATGAAGCCGCCGCCGCGCTGGGCATCGACCCGCTGTACGTGGCGCTGCCCAGCTATGTGGTGATCATGGGGGGCGGGGCGCTGGTTAACCTTGGCTTCTGCTTCTTCCGCCTGGCGACAAAGTCGAACCTGTCGGTGAAAGCGGACTTCTCGGTGGTCAAGCCGATGCTGATTGCCAATATTGGCCTCTCGCTGCTGGGCGGCACCATGTGGTATCTGCAGTTCTTCTTCTACGCCTGGGGCCACGCGCGCATTCCGGCACAGTACGACTTTATCAGCTGGATGCTGCACATGAGCTTCTACGTGCTGTGCGGCGGCCTGGTCGGTCTGATATTGAAAGAGTGGAATAACGTAGGGCGCACGCCGGTGCGCGTACTCAGCGTCGGTTGCTTTGTGATTATCCTCGCGGCAAATATCGTGGGGATGGGGATGGTGTCCTAGCACTTCTGCGCAGGGTAAAAGGGCTGACCCGTGGTCAGCCCTTTATACTTTTACCGTCGGGGCAGCAATCGGGCCGCGGGGAATAAAGCGCTGGCGCCACGCGCTGGGCGTCAGGCCGGTATCGCGGGTAAACACCACGGAAAAATAGTTGCTGTCATCAAAACCGCAGCGGGCGGCCACTTCACTAATCAGGCACTCGCTGGTACGCAGCAGATACTTGGCACGGCACAGCTGGAGCTGGCGCACGTAGTGGCTAATGGTCATGCCGGTCTGCTGGCGAAACAGCTGCTTCAGCGCCCGTTCAGACAGCTGGTGTTGATGGCAGAACAGCGCCAGATCGAAGGAGGTGGCAATCTGCCCCTGAATAGCGGCCATCAGCAGGTCGAGCTGCTCCCCTTCAGGCTGCTGATAAGCGCGATCCGAGGCGTAGCGGTGGCGTTGCAGGATCAGCGCCAGCTGCAGGAACAGCGCTTCGGTTAGCTGGCGTGACAGCAGGTCGCTTTTGCGGCTCTCCTGCTCCAGCTGCTGGATCACCCCGCGCGCCAGCGCCATGCCGCGCGTGGTTAAGCGCCACGATCCCGCATCCTGCGAGGGCAGCAGCTGTTGCCAGTCCAGCGCCAGCTGAAAACGTTCCGGGCAGTAGATAATGTTGT
This window harbors:
- the aldA gene encoding aldehyde dehydrogenase codes for the protein MKPEQQQMYINGEFVENRADRWIEVINPATEALLSRIPEGSVEDAQRAIDAAEAAQPGWEALPAVERGAWLHKIAAGVRSRAAELTATIVAEGGKTQELAETEVLFTADYLDYMAEWARRYEGEIVQSDRPQENILVFKKAIGVTTGILPWNFPFFLIARKAAPALLTGNTIVVKPSELTPNNAIIFAQIVHEIGLPAGVFNLVTGYGPVIGQELAANPKVGMVSLTGSVGAGIATMQAAAKNVTKVSLELGGKAPAIVMNDADLDLAVKAIVASRMINSGQVCNCAERLYVQEGVYDQVVERLSAAFNQVTFGDPATQKGLDMGPLITAAALQRVEQKVADAVAAGAKVVTGGNRAGSTGFFFEPTLLTNVEQKMNIMQEETFGPVLPVMKFSTLDEAIALANDSEYGLTSSIFTQNINTAMLALKKLKFGETYINRENFEAMQGFHAGWRKSGIGGADGRHGLEEYLQTHVAYLQYQ
- a CDS encoding methionine ABC transporter permease, producing MKAQDVISQDTPWSQIHRLMLPAYGETWLMVGIVMLFVVSLGGLLGVVLFNTSARGLFSHPAAHRSLSWLVNIGRSLPFLVLMAAIIPFTFWLTGTTIGIPAAVIPMIVAGTPFFARLVENALRELPAEVTAVGLVSGGSRWQIICGAQLSEALPAIVAAITLNLISMIEYSAIAGTIGAGGIGYLAVVYGYQRFDNHIMIATIVVLIATIQLIQLIGDRVVARLQHSQGTHTS
- a CDS encoding sulfonate ABC transporter substrate-binding protein, producing the protein MTIGSTFAGNAAENTPKTVNIGYQKANIFALLKYRGTLDEQFKKQGIAVRWVEFPAGPQMLEGLNVGSIDLAATGDAPPTFAQAAQADLVYLAHSPANPKTEAIVVPENSTIKTVADLKGKRVALNKGSDVNYLLVSALENAGLSYKDITPVYLPPADARAAFQRGAVDAWVIWDPYYAEVETNAKARLVKNAEGLVPHYTFYLASRKFADTYPQTAKQVVDELGTLSDWANKHPEDAAKILATSTGLPQPIWQRALARMPYGAERMTPAVFKEQQALADKFSQIGLLPVKVNVSSATWSLDK
- a CDS encoding MetQ/NlpA family ABC transporter substrate-binding protein; protein product: MTQQTFELKKKKTWPWLVAVVLIALIALLGWHFSRQQQHSVTFGTTLKVHFEPAMAGEQKLIEYVAQHIAPDYGIQLEAVGLQDPVQADRAVAEGQYAATVYQHQWWLKQVVDANKFELSSTLPLFQWAFGIYSDRYKAIADLPNGAEIVVPNDGANQGQALWLLQRIGLIGLDPNVEPRTAKIKDIVKNPHNFNFKELDLLTMPRALNSVDAAIGYVSQFDAGKVGRDKGILFPPAPRTFASQLVIGTPYLNDENIIKLKKAFADPRVQKWLKETQDPQVQGVLVPVSAD
- a CDS encoding LLM class flavin-dependent oxidoreductase, producing MSSQREIRLNAFDMNCVGHQSPGLWAHPRDRSWQYKDLSYWTELARLLERGKFDGLFIADVLGVYDVLNGDNAAAIRNATQVPVNDPLALITPMALVTEHLGFGLTASLSFEHPYPFARRISTLDHLTKGRIGWNIVTSYLESGARNIGHQAQTDHDARYDYADEYLQVVYKLLEGSWEEGAILRDRQRRIFSDPTKIHPINHQGTFFQVPGIHLCEPSPQRTPVLYQAGASSRGKQFAAEHAECVFVAAPSKVLLKKTVADIRRRAAEAGRDPRSILIFNLQTVIVDETDKAAQAKWQEYKSYVSYEGALALISGWTGIDFGQYQPDQVLKHLHTNAIQSAVETFSTADPNRQWTVQGLADWVGIGGFGPLLVGSAQTVADELQSWVEETDVDGFNLAYAVTHETFSDVVEHLVPELQKRGVYKQDYQAGTLREKLFKQGPRLQYPHPGAGYRRAATAGVPHADEVTP
- a CDS encoding acyl-CoA dehydrogenase family protein, with protein sequence MSDIHPDYAALAAAFRPIFARIAEGAVERETTRTLPTEPIRWLKEAGFGTLRIPQQQGGFGATLPQLFQLLTELAEADSNLPQALRAHFAFVEDRLNQPDSAQRQSWFRRFADGELVGSGWTEIGTVKLGEVITKVSPVENGWQLDGEKFYSTGSLYADWIDVYAQRSDNGRDVIALVNTHQAGVERDDDWDGFGQRLTGSGSTRFRQARVEQAHVFDFSERFRYQTAFYQHVLLATLAGIGRAVKRDAAAGVANRTRTYSHGNAGRVKNDAQVLQVVGQISSWAWAVEATVQRAAHSLQLAYELHNSGDEARIQQANVLAELESAQAQVVASELVPRAASELFNALGASDTRVSKALDRHWRNARTVASHNPVIYKIRNVGDWEVNGKEPTFIWQIGNGE
- a CDS encoding MFS transporter, which produces MSTLNIDDGVISPPSSSTPVRSVSDVAQLINTSTSKNSYARWIVFLALGGVFLDAYDLTTLSYGIDDVVKEFGLTPAITGLVTSSIMIGTIVGNLLGGWLTDKYGRYSVFMADMLFFVVSALAAGLAPNVWVLIGARFLMGIGVGIDLPVAMAYLAEFSKFTGKGNKAARLAAWCPMWYAASSACFFIIFALYFLLPKEHADWLWRASLLFGAVPALLIIAVRSKFMNESPLWAANQGDLEGAARILRDSYGISAHAAEAHEREPVKKAPPKVSFRVLFHKPYRERTIVTAVMNICISFEYTAIAFFLPSILAQFLGAGVFETISASLGLNALFAFTGGLLGMRLAWKFPSRHVAIAGFALQFIALISLALIGHPTATPGVVFAILMLGLWLFAEGFGPGAQMMIYPALSYPTHIRATGVGFGRSLSGVGSALALFILPILQAAYGTNMFWIVSLAAIIPIIFLLIIRFEPTRQDIDDQSETGGSHV
- a CDS encoding methionine ABC transporter ATP-binding protein, with the protein product MIEIDSLRKHYPTAGGKTVEVLKGLSLTVPAGSITAVVGPSGAGKSTLAKCISLLERPSSGSIRVNGEDLSRLSGEALRRERRAIGTVFQSSALLARKTAWENIALPLQWLGVVPGQVKQHVDQLLDSVGLSDKAGYYPAQLSGGQRQRVGIARALALKPSVLLADEATSGLDPQATASILLLLQQLRQQFGLAIVLITHEMDVVRSTADAVAEIRDGQLVQQGTLRDLLSTPGSALGEQLFPLRPLSASADLLLQLTYATPLATDWIGRIGQQCHCQIDLLAAHVEEVGGQLAGRMQIGVRFNQRPLEARALIAQMAELGIIAQLIEARPRLQEAG
- the rhaT gene encoding L-rhamnose/proton symporter RhaT; this translates as MSEAILSGILWHLVGAASAACFYAPFKKVRHWSWETMWSVGGMMSWIVLPWAVSAVLLPHFWAYYSSFSLSQLLPVFLFGAMWGVGNINYGLTMRYLGMSMGIGIAIGITLVVGTLMTPLIQGRFVELFSSAGGRMTLLGVLVALIGVAIVSRAGLLKERAMGITAEEFNLKKGLVLAVMCGIFSAGMSFAMDAAKPMHEAAAALGIDPLYVALPSYVVIMGGGALVNLGFCFFRLATKSNLSVKADFSVVKPMLIANIGLSLLGGTMWYLQFFFYAWGHARIPAQYDFISWMLHMSFYVLCGGLVGLILKEWNNVGRTPVRVLSVGCFVIILAANIVGMGMVS
- the rhaR gene encoding HTH-type transcriptional activator RhaR, producing MTAPLRLAKADYFPSEQMPVAVAERSSQPSFPPHVHEFNEIVLVWRGNGLHVMNDRPWLVTCGDLFYVSADDCHSYESVHDLALDNIIYCPERFQLALDWQQLLPSQDAGSWRLTTRGMALARGVIQQLEQESRKSDLLSRQLTEALFLQLALILQRHRYASDRAYQQPEGEQLDLLMAAIQGQIATSFDLALFCHQHQLSERALKQLFRQQTGMTISHYVRQLQLCRAKYLLRTSECLISEVAARCGFDDSNYFSVVFTRDTGLTPSAWRQRFIPRGPIAAPTVKV